The genome window GGCAGGCTCGGATGGCGGGACACTCCACATCGTTCACGTAAGACAGCCGCATGTTTTTACATTTGGCTAGCTTGTCAACATCTGGGTGGACACAGTCTTCATGACTGCAGCGTAGAGAATGAGCGGCTGGTCCTCTCCATTCCCTCAGACACTGCCAGCAGAACTGGAAGCTCTTGTGTTTCAGCGCGGTGCAGATGGTGCATCTCACACACAGGTTACTCAGGTCTGCTCGCTCAACATAGGTCTCACAGCTCGGAcactgacacagacacacaccagaGAGCGGATCAGTGGTCACTTACttcagatgagggattcacatggtATTTCTACTCACTGATTTGAACTCGCAGTACTCAGTCGCTGCCAGAAGAGCCATATTCTCTTCAAAATGAGCTTGTTCTGAGTCACTAAGCACCGCCAGCTTCCTGACCTCCAGGTACGGCCACTCTGCACCGCATTTCTCTGTCCCATGTGTGATCGCTGGACAGTGGAATTTATACTGACCCTGTCAGAAACACAAGAACAAGACCAAAATACAGTCAGTCACTTGTAAATCCATAGTGTTTGGTGCACAAgaacattaaagttattaatcaACCCAGCGTAGATTAGC of Carassius auratus strain Wakin unplaced genomic scaffold, ASM336829v1 scaf_tig00217789, whole genome shotgun sequence contains these proteins:
- the wu:fj30f06 gene encoding probable E3 ubiquitin-protein ligase ARI7, which encodes MGNSQSSGQYDVNDATLRFVRRRDDITLDDDPDVLRAEMSCGHAVSPQSLTAWCRSLLDQGQYKFHCPAITHGTEKCGAEWPYLEVRKLAVLSDSEQAHFEENMALLAATEYCEFKSCPSCETYVERADLSNLCVRCTICTALKHKSFQFCWQCLREWRGPAAHSLRCSHEDCVHPDVDKLAKCKNMRLSYVNDVECPAIRACPTCGLLLEHNGFACKNLMCKRCRVEFCFLCLQLKRVCNPISGPYNVCSVAPRQTEIPVWKR